One Microbacter margulisiae genomic window carries:
- a CDS encoding DsrE/DsrF/DrsH-like family protein, with the protein MANDLEAQVKQLEAQLKALQEGQPKDQLSMIVFSGDLDKVLAAFIIATGARAMDMEVKMFFTFWATPVLRAKNKKGGKKDFMSSMLGCMLPKGSTQTKLSKLNMCGMGTNMLKSVMKKKNVASLESLIETAGELGVEIAICQMSMDLMGFKKDEMIDYPYLSYVGVGTYLSDAQESKIQLFI; encoded by the coding sequence ATGGCAAACGATTTAGAAGCGCAAGTTAAACAACTTGAGGCACAATTAAAAGCGCTACAGGAAGGACAACCGAAAGATCAGCTCTCGATGATTGTCTTTTCCGGCGATTTGGATAAAGTTCTTGCTGCATTTATCATTGCTACCGGAGCCCGCGCAATGGATATGGAAGTAAAAATGTTTTTTACCTTCTGGGCTACACCAGTATTACGTGCAAAAAACAAAAAAGGAGGCAAGAAAGATTTCATGTCATCCATGCTTGGATGCATGCTGCCTAAAGGAAGCACACAGACAAAACTTTCAAAACTGAACATGTGTGGCATGGGAACCAACATGCTGAAATCGGTGATGAAAAAGAAAAATGTTGCCTCGCTGGAGTCATTGATAGAAACAGCCGGAGAGCTGGGCGTTGAAATTGCCATTTGCCAAATGAGTATGGATCTGATGGGATTCAAAAAAGATGAAATGATCGACTATCCTTATTTATCCTACGTGGGAGTTGGCACCTATCTTTCGGATGCACAAGAAAGCAAAATACAGTTATTCATTTAA
- a CDS encoding sulfurtransferase TusA family protein, translating into MTVEELKALKSDKVVDARGTACPGPLLAAKKAIGDIQAGQVMEILSADEGTKSDIPKWAKKQSFEYLGSIDEDGMFRLFLKK; encoded by the coding sequence ATGACAGTAGAAGAATTAAAAGCACTGAAGAGTGACAAAGTAGTTGATGCACGTGGGACAGCCTGCCCGGGTCCGCTTTTGGCAGCAAAAAAAGCCATTGGTGATATTCAGGCCGGACAAGTTATGGAAATCCTTTCGGCTGACGAAGGAACCAAGAGCGATATTCCAAAGTGGGCTAAGAAACAAAGCTTCGAATATCTGGGTTCGATTGACGAAGATGGCATGTTCCGCTTATTCTTAAAAAAGTAA
- a CDS encoding hydrogenase iron-sulfur subunit has translation MSTKPKILVFSTEKISDPAIDLAGLLKKHYPNTVYTISVPCSSGIKPRWIMQAYEKGFDGVFIAADGTDCPYGESCVDKTSAIIAVTHQMMKEKGLKPSQLKMAALCSVCADPFVAHIKNFMKELANKDN, from the coding sequence ATGAGCACTAAACCAAAGATTTTGGTTTTCTCGACCGAAAAAATCTCTGATCCCGCGATAGACCTCGCGGGATTATTAAAAAAACACTATCCCAATACCGTTTATACCATAAGTGTTCCCTGCTCGAGCGGCATCAAACCGAGATGGATCATGCAGGCTTATGAAAAAGGATTTGACGGCGTGTTTATCGCCGCCGACGGTACAGATTGCCCTTATGGGGAGTCATGTGTGGATAAGACATCCGCTATCATTGCGGTAACACATCAAATGATGAAGGAAAAAGGGCTGAAGCCATCGCAATTGAAAATGGCGGCTCTATGCTCGGTGTGTGCCGATCCTTTCGTTGCACACATTAAAAATTTCATGAAAGAACTTGCCAATAAAGATAATTAA
- a CDS encoding CoB--CoM heterodisulfide reductase iron-sulfur subunit A family protein produces the protein MTDNQNAAATCLDETRFDVMVIGAGIAGAESALKLGDMGYKVLLVEKEPSIGGKMILLSKVFPTLDCAACITTPKVSETARHPNITIHTLTEVETIHRNGDRHFSVQLKKKPRYVVEKDCTGCQECEAVCPVITKDQFQFNLTARKAVYIPFNIANPRIALIDIDNCMLCGACEKACPSGCIDFTQKEQQLQITAKSIIVATGFKLFDPISIERYGYGRYKNVITSMQMERELAPTRPFNNVLRPSDGKIPDKIAYVFCTGSRDHTVGNPICSQVCCMYSTKQAQLLMGALPMADISLYYINIRAFGKGYNEFYLQAKDMGANYVKGKIGKITEKENGNLILRFEDIATGKVTEREHDLVVLSVGLLANPAIVKAFKDEKLELDAINYVQQPNMLQSPAQTSIEGVFVAGTATGPMDIPDTIMSAGAAATETSSYLTRLS, from the coding sequence ATGACAGATAATCAGAATGCTGCCGCAACCTGCCTGGACGAGACACGCTTTGACGTCATGGTGATTGGGGCCGGGATTGCAGGGGCTGAATCGGCGCTTAAACTTGGCGACATGGGATATAAAGTTCTTTTAGTGGAAAAAGAACCTTCAATCGGCGGGAAAATGATCCTGTTGAGCAAAGTATTCCCCACACTGGATTGCGCTGCTTGTATCACTACTCCGAAAGTATCGGAAACAGCCAGACACCCGAACATCACCATCCATACCCTGACTGAGGTAGAGACGATTCATCGCAATGGCGATCGTCATTTTTCGGTTCAATTGAAAAAGAAACCACGCTATGTTGTTGAAAAAGATTGTACCGGTTGCCAGGAGTGTGAAGCAGTTTGTCCGGTCATCACCAAAGATCAGTTTCAGTTCAATCTGACAGCCCGTAAAGCTGTTTATATCCCCTTTAATATTGCCAATCCGCGTATTGCTTTGATTGATATTGACAACTGTATGCTTTGCGGTGCTTGCGAGAAAGCCTGCCCGTCAGGATGTATCGATTTTACCCAAAAGGAACAACAACTGCAAATCACCGCTAAATCCATCATTGTAGCCACAGGATTCAAACTTTTTGATCCGATCTCCATCGAACGGTATGGATACGGACGCTATAAAAACGTGATCACATCCATGCAAATGGAACGTGAGTTAGCTCCTACCCGGCCTTTCAATAACGTATTGCGTCCGTCAGACGGAAAAATCCCTGACAAGATTGCTTATGTTTTCTGTACCGGGTCACGTGACCACACGGTTGGCAATCCGATATGCTCCCAGGTTTGTTGCATGTACTCCACCAAGCAGGCACAATTGCTGATGGGGGCATTGCCTATGGCCGACATCTCCCTTTATTACATCAATATCCGTGCTTTCGGCAAAGGCTACAACGAGTTTTACCTGCAAGCCAAAGACATGGGGGCTAACTATGTAAAAGGAAAAATAGGAAAGATTACTGAAAAAGAAAACGGGAACCTGATTCTCCGTTTCGAAGATATTGCAACGGGAAAAGTCACTGAAAGAGAACACGACCTGGTCGTTTTGTCGGTAGGTTTACTGGCTAATCCGGCTATTGTCAAAGCGTTCAAAGATGAGAAGCTTGAGTTGGACGCCATCAATTACGTTCAACAGCCGAACATGCTTCAAAGTCCCGCACAGACCTCCATCGAAGGCGTATTTGTCGCCGGAACGGCAACGGGGCCGATGGATATTCCCGATACGATTATGTCGGCAGGCGCCGCAGCTACTGAAACATCAAGCTATTTAACCAGATTGTCATGA
- a CDS encoding CoB--CoM heterodisulfide reductase iron-sulfur subunit A family protein, whose product MKKKIGVYVCHCGGNISDYVDIEKVKAAVKDEADVFLVKNTLFACADSSQKMMEDDIKAQGLDAMVVASCSPKLHLNTFRGVASRAGLNPYNYVQVNIREQNSWAHSDNPAGATEKAIQLVKAGIARAKESEALTSMKIPTTNAVAVIGAGIGGMRTALGLADMGTEVYLIEKSFFVGGRTAQWGTVAPNNDKGDVLTAGLFAEIQKRSNIKLFTGAELIEKSGSVGNFDIKIRIRPRGFQGNATTSEIESAVKACPVSTADEFNFGLTQRKAIFIPQKGQFPQQPAIDEALCNQCGACSKINPAFQPASTAEEVLTLHIGGFVANTGFDPYEPPKGEYGYGEIENVITLPQFKRLIELNDKELVFKGKKVKKIAYIYCVGSRQDDDEGNNKYCSRYCCTSATHTGVTVKNKYKDVLNYHFNRGIRTYGKAELIYGQASRQGDVFLQFTLDSIPQVERRNNKTYVKVKDILTAGKIIETDADLVVLVTAMVPRENEELGHLLKIPEGRDHFFNEIHMKLKPVETVIDGVMIAGTCQAPKNILETLNSSMAAAAKVNSVLTKGEMALEPTLAMVNPGACTWCGKCAEACPFDAIVQVDNDGKLVAKVNESNCKGCGMCTPVCPTDAIDLAGYTNAQIGAMIDALAEL is encoded by the coding sequence ATGAAGAAAAAGATAGGTGTTTATGTGTGCCATTGCGGAGGCAACATATCCGATTATGTAGATATTGAAAAGGTCAAAGCAGCCGTTAAGGACGAAGCAGATGTGTTTTTAGTCAAAAACACGCTGTTTGCCTGTGCCGACTCTTCCCAGAAGATGATGGAAGACGATATCAAGGCGCAAGGGTTGGATGCCATGGTGGTTGCATCATGCTCGCCAAAACTCCACCTGAATACGTTCCGTGGGGTTGCAAGCCGTGCAGGATTGAACCCGTATAATTATGTTCAGGTAAATATCCGTGAACAAAATTCATGGGCACACTCCGACAATCCCGCAGGCGCTACCGAGAAAGCCATTCAATTGGTCAAAGCCGGCATCGCCAGAGCAAAAGAATCTGAAGCGTTGACCTCCATGAAGATTCCTACTACCAATGCTGTAGCTGTTATTGGTGCGGGTATCGGGGGAATGCGTACAGCTTTGGGATTAGCAGATATGGGAACCGAAGTCTATCTGATTGAGAAATCATTCTTTGTAGGCGGACGTACGGCTCAATGGGGAACAGTTGCTCCCAACAACGACAAGGGAGATGTTTTAACAGCCGGTTTGTTTGCCGAAATCCAAAAAAGAAGCAACATCAAATTGTTTACCGGAGCCGAGTTGATCGAGAAAAGCGGCAGTGTGGGCAATTTTGATATTAAAATCAGGATTCGTCCCCGTGGTTTTCAGGGCAATGCTACTACCAGCGAAATAGAAAGCGCTGTCAAAGCATGTCCGGTATCAACAGCCGACGAGTTTAATTTTGGACTTACCCAACGCAAGGCAATCTTTATTCCACAAAAGGGACAATTCCCGCAACAGCCTGCTATTGACGAAGCACTTTGTAACCAATGCGGCGCATGTTCAAAAATCAATCCGGCATTTCAACCTGCCTCGACAGCAGAAGAAGTGCTGACATTGCACATCGGTGGATTTGTTGCCAATACCGGTTTCGATCCTTATGAACCTCCTAAAGGAGAATATGGCTATGGTGAAATCGAGAATGTCATTACGTTGCCCCAATTCAAACGTTTGATTGAGTTGAACGATAAAGAATTGGTGTTCAAAGGAAAGAAGGTAAAGAAAATTGCCTATATCTATTGTGTCGGAAGCCGTCAGGATGATGATGAAGGAAACAATAAATATTGCTCGCGTTATTGCTGTACCTCAGCAACACACACGGGTGTGACGGTGAAGAATAAATATAAGGATGTTCTCAATTATCATTTCAACCGTGGCATTCGTACTTATGGGAAAGCCGAACTGATTTATGGTCAGGCTTCGCGTCAGGGCGATGTCTTCCTGCAGTTTACGCTTGATAGTATTCCTCAGGTTGAACGGAGGAATAACAAGACGTATGTAAAAGTCAAGGATATTCTTACTGCCGGAAAGATAATTGAAACAGACGCTGACCTGGTTGTATTGGTAACGGCAATGGTTCCGCGCGAAAATGAGGAGCTTGGCCATTTGCTGAAGATTCCTGAAGGGCGTGATCATTTCTTCAACGAGATTCACATGAAACTGAAACCGGTGGAAACGGTGATTGATGGAGTGATGATTGCAGGAACCTGCCAGGCACCGAAAAACATTCTTGAGACATTGAATTCGTCAATGGCTGCTGCTGCAAAAGTAAACTCGGTACTTACCAAAGGTGAAATGGCGCTCGAGCCTACGTTGGCTATGGTGAATCCCGGCGCTTGTACATGGTGTGGCAAATGTGCCGAAGCATGTCCTTTTGATGCTATTGTCCAGGTGGATAATGACGGGAAGTTGGTGGC